From Sulfurovum zhangzhouensis, one genomic window encodes:
- a CDS encoding rhomboid family intramembrane serine protease, with product MRRALPSFKVTYTLILLNLLVYVITALFSADLMEMDTRVLVTFGALYGPLIFLYDEWWRLFTAMFLHGGMTHILMNMFSLYIVGRPAEIYFDKRAYLAIYFFSGLIGAVTSLAIHPQSVGIGASGAIFGVFGALAGFFLIHRERIGAQTKVFMKNFGVIIALNIFLGLSIPAIDMSAHIGGLMVGFIGGMMLSYNPRWLWFYSIVMVITLLSSLFYLQGSNASVL from the coding sequence GTGCGCAGAGCATTGCCGTCATTTAAAGTTACTTATACACTTATACTTCTAAATCTTCTTGTTTATGTCATTACTGCACTTTTTAGTGCAGACCTGATGGAGATGGATACCAGGGTGCTTGTCACATTCGGCGCACTCTATGGACCGCTTATTTTTCTTTATGATGAGTGGTGGCGTCTGTTTACAGCAATGTTTTTGCATGGCGGTATGACACATATTTTGATGAACATGTTTTCACTTTATATCGTTGGGCGTCCGGCTGAGATATATTTTGACAAGCGCGCTTATTTAGCGATCTATTTTTTTTCCGGATTGATTGGTGCAGTTACATCACTTGCTATACATCCACAAAGTGTAGGCATAGGTGCTTCAGGTGCGATATTTGGTGTGTTTGGTGCATTGGCTGGATTTTTTCTGATCCATCGTGAGAGGATAGGTGCACAAACCAAGGTTTTTATGAAGAACTTCGGTGTGATCATTGCACTCAATATATTTCTCGGTCTATCTATCCCTGCCATTGATATGAGTGCCCATATCGGTGGTCTTATGGTAGGATTTATTGGTGGAATGATGCTTTCATATAACCCTCGATGGTTGTGGTTCTATAGTATAGTCATGGTGATTACATTACTTAGCAGTCTATTTTATCTTCAGGGATCAAATGCTTCGGTACTTTAG
- a CDS encoding PP0621 family protein: protein MILKIIIFALLALLIYKFLGGKLPSIGRKDPEQKKIDEDTLVECETCNTFVTLKESIIINGKYYCSQECANKK from the coding sequence GTGATCTTAAAAATCATTATTTTTGCATTGCTTGCACTGCTAATCTATAAGTTTTTGGGTGGTAAACTTCCTTCAATCGGGAGGAAAGACCCTGAACAGAAAAAGATAGATGAAGATACACTTGTCGAGTGTGAGACGTGTAATACATTTGTTACACTCAAAGAGAGTATCATCATCAATGGAAAATATTACTGTTCACAAGAGTGTGCCAACAAAAAGTAG